A region of Candidatus Cloacimonadota bacterium DNA encodes the following proteins:
- a CDS encoding PAS domain-containing sensor histidine kinase, whose product MEKIDNQYAKDVHVLRQVPQLHGISPELVPNLMHNLPGMAYRCRNDSKWSMLFVSEGSLELTGYDANELLNNAVLSYNDLIHQEDRDLVRKAINDAVKNRKQFQIEYRITHRSGELRWVLEKGNAVYDKQYHPTCLDGFITDITARKNAEEEVKRVANNLSELNATKDRFISLLAHDLQNPVYAIISLSEFVAENFSSFGRAEVEDALLQVHNAARGIYTLLENLLDWARLQVGQISCQKEFVSLIKSINYAMDHYRKSANQKGVAMEFVHEEDVFVESDLRLLTSILRNLISNAVKYSYPKSKIWVSLSSHKDWAEVCVSDNGMGISRRHLQNIFRIDNDFRQYGTANESGSGLGLILVDSFARILGARISVESKLNHGSKFYLRLPRKI is encoded by the coding sequence ATGGAGAAAATAGATAATCAATATGCCAAAGATGTACATGTATTGCGGCAAGTGCCACAATTGCATGGTATAAGCCCGGAGCTTGTGCCAAATTTGATGCATAACCTGCCGGGCATGGCTTACAGATGCAGAAACGACTCCAAGTGGTCTATGCTATTTGTATCTGAAGGCAGCTTGGAACTAACTGGTTACGATGCCAACGAGCTATTGAATAATGCGGTACTAAGCTACAATGATTTGATCCATCAAGAAGATAGGGATTTGGTTCGCAAAGCAATAAATGATGCTGTAAAGAACCGAAAACAATTTCAGATTGAGTACCGGATTACACATCGCAGTGGAGAGCTTCGCTGGGTTTTGGAAAAAGGCAATGCGGTTTACGACAAACAATACCATCCCACATGTTTGGATGGATTCATAACAGATATTACCGCTCGCAAAAATGCCGAGGAGGAAGTAAAACGAGTAGCTAATAATCTTTCGGAGCTAAATGCAACAAAAGATCGCTTTATTTCGCTATTAGCACATGATCTTCAAAACCCCGTATATGCCATCATCTCGCTTTCGGAATTTGTGGCAGAGAACTTTTCTAGTTTTGGCAGGGCGGAAGTGGAGGATGCTTTATTGCAGGTTCATAATGCAGCAAGAGGAATCTATACACTTCTAGAAAACCTTTTGGATTGGGCGCGTTTACAAGTTGGTCAAATCTCTTGCCAGAAAGAATTTGTTTCTTTGATAAAGAGCATAAACTACGCTATGGATCACTATCGTAAATCGGCAAATCAAAAGGGCGTAGCGATGGAATTTGTGCATGAAGAAGATGTATTTGTAGAGAGTGATCTGAGGTTGTTGACATCCATTTTACGCAATTTAATATCTAATGCAGTGAAATATTCATATCCTAAGAGCAAAATCTGGGTGAGCTTAAGTTCCCACAAGGATTGGGCAGAAGTGTGTGTATCGGATAACGGGATGGGCATTTCGCGGCGTCATTTACAAAATATATTTAGGATAGACAACGATTTTCGGCAATATGGCACAGCAAATGAATCCGGAAGTGGTTTGGGTTTAATTTTGGTCGATAGTTTTGCTCGTATATTAGGGGCAAGAATCTCAGTAGAAAGCAAGCTAAACCACGGCAGCAAGTTTTATCTGAGGTTGCCAAGGAAAATTTGA
- a CDS encoding PorV/PorQ family protein, with protein MYMKWKIILTLFLLSVIVPMLAQNEKAGSTGFDTLKLVYGARTAAMAGTGIGIPGNHEAMNLNPATSLRAPDHGLSTTFLDHFVGSAGGGINYVYPKNIYEAWAMSLSYWNSGSIDRTEISGTGELIETGETFGASSMILGISTARFISPALDIGGSLKMIYDSIDSKSASAVMVDLGILHHTANPKIKVGASIRNLGFQTTYYTDTEYKEQLPLNYGAGISMQMNDKLLGALDINKAIGENILVKLGLEYLINKAFSLRAGIKSNARDYNVGGTMGLTGGGSLGIGWKVRNFNLDYAVVSYGDLGLTNQLSLRYNFGN; from the coding sequence ATGTACATGAAATGGAAGATAATATTAACGCTATTCTTGCTTAGCGTTATTGTACCAATGCTTGCCCAAAACGAAAAAGCTGGAAGTACTGGGTTTGATACCTTAAAACTGGTTTACGGAGCTCGCACAGCAGCAATGGCTGGCACAGGGATAGGTATACCTGGCAATCATGAAGCCATGAACCTAAATCCAGCTACAAGCTTACGCGCTCCAGATCATGGTTTGAGCACTACATTTTTAGATCATTTTGTGGGTAGCGCAGGAGGTGGAATCAACTATGTATATCCAAAGAACATCTATGAAGCTTGGGCTATGAGTTTGAGCTATTGGAACAGTGGCTCTATCGATCGCACTGAAATTAGCGGCACAGGAGAGCTTATTGAAACTGGGGAAACATTTGGCGCTAGTAGCATGATTCTTGGTATATCTACGGCAAGATTCATTAGTCCGGCATTGGATATTGGCGGAAGCTTAAAAATGATTTATGATAGTATAGATAGTAAGTCTGCCAGTGCAGTAATGGTAGATTTGGGTATTTTGCACCATACGGCAAACCCCAAAATAAAAGTTGGTGCCTCGATACGTAATTTAGGTTTTCAAACAACATATTATACGGACACAGAGTATAAAGAACAACTTCCTCTAAACTATGGTGCCGGTATTTCCATGCAGATGAATGATAAGCTCTTAGGTGCTTTAGATATAAACAAAGCCATCGGCGAAAATATACTGGTGAAATTAGGCTTGGAGTACTTAATAAATAAGGCATTTTCACTTCGAGCTGGCATTAAGAGTAATGCCAGAGATTATAATGTGGGCGGCACAATGGGTTTAACCGGAGGAGGGAGCTTAGGCATAGGCTGGAAAGTTCGCAATTTCAACTTGGATTATGCTGTGGTATCTTATGGGGACTTGGGATTAACAAATCAACTTAGTTTAAGATATAATTTCGGGAACTGA
- a CDS encoding PTS sugar transporter subunit IIA, with amino-acid sequence MNTLFKPELVRIVNAFKNKSDCLEYMAELLSISGCLSFPDRYLAAVKGREEIMSTGIGRGIAIPHARDLTVNCLQIAVCRIFAELDFQSVDNEPVHLVFMIAVPQNSNQEYMRILRSLSEYLRKDENRAILLGATSDLELYNYVHEMEDNINAILA; translated from the coding sequence ATGAATACATTATTCAAACCAGAACTAGTACGCATTGTGAATGCGTTTAAAAACAAAAGCGATTGTTTGGAATATATGGCAGAGCTACTTTCTATCAGCGGCTGCTTAAGTTTTCCAGATCGCTATCTTGCGGCTGTTAAAGGACGTGAAGAAATAATGAGTACTGGAATAGGCAGGGGAATTGCAATTCCCCATGCGCGTGATTTAACAGTCAACTGCCTGCAGATTGCTGTGTGCAGAATATTTGCTGAGCTCGATTTCCAATCTGTGGATAACGAGCCAGTTCATTTGGTGTTTATGATTGCGGTTCCTCAAAATTCGAATCAGGAATATATGAGGATATTGCGCAGTTTATCGGAGTATCTGCGCAAGGATGAGAATCGCGCAATTTTGTTAGGGGCCACCTCAGATCTGGAGTTATATAATTATGTACATGAAATGGAAGATAATATTAACGCTATTCTTGCTTAG
- the glyS gene encoding glycine--tRNA ligase subunit beta, producing MHSFLFELGIEELPDNVIVPAISSIDDSFKKLLQEYELVCNSIVLGSTPRRLSITVNGLPAKQNDAEVYKIGPSINIAYDDKGELSKAGLGFLHKSGAKPEDVFVEKTKKGAFVAVRFMQAGKDVKEILREWIPEAINQIPLPKKMVWNQKDLAFSRPIRWILALWDKEVLNLEYMGITANRVSYGNRYLGLDRTLKIESVQSYEETLELNKVLVNRERRRELILDQFAELFKDSDDQVKQDERLLDTVCNLIEYPHAVIGEFSQDFLQLPEKIITSTISQNQKYFSVYRDNGNLSNKFVFVSNG from the coding sequence TTGCACTCTTTTTTGTTTGAATTGGGAATAGAAGAGCTGCCAGATAACGTTATAGTACCAGCGATAAGCAGCATCGATGATTCTTTTAAGAAACTTTTGCAAGAATATGAATTGGTTTGTAACAGTATTGTACTGGGTTCTACTCCTCGTCGTCTTTCCATTACGGTAAATGGATTGCCTGCCAAGCAAAATGATGCAGAGGTGTATAAGATTGGCCCATCCATCAATATTGCATATGATGACAAAGGAGAACTAAGCAAGGCAGGGTTGGGCTTTTTGCACAAAAGTGGGGCAAAACCAGAAGATGTATTTGTAGAGAAAACTAAAAAGGGTGCATTTGTTGCTGTGCGCTTTATGCAAGCTGGCAAAGATGTTAAAGAAATCTTACGAGAATGGATTCCGGAAGCAATAAATCAGATTCCCCTGCCTAAGAAGATGGTATGGAATCAAAAAGACCTTGCTTTTTCCCGACCTATTCGTTGGATTTTGGCATTGTGGGATAAAGAAGTATTAAACTTGGAATATATGGGCATTACTGCAAACCGAGTTAGTTATGGGAATCGCTATCTGGGATTGGATAGAACGCTTAAGATAGAATCTGTACAAAGCTATGAAGAGACTTTGGAACTTAACAAAGTTTTAGTCAATCGAGAGCGACGCCGAGAGTTGATCCTGGATCAGTTTGCAGAGTTATTTAAAGACTCGGATGATCAGGTTAAACAAGATGAACGATTATTAGATACAGTATGCAATCTGATAGAGTATCCTCATGCAGTAATAGGTGAGTTTTCACAGGATTTTTTACAGCTTCCGGAAAAGATAATAACCTCTACCATTAGTCAAAACCAAAAATACTTTTCTGTGTATCGGGACAACGGTAATCTGAGTAATAAGTTTGTATTTGTATCTAATGGAG